The following are encoded in a window of uncultured Sphaerochaeta sp. genomic DNA:
- a CDS encoding GH1 family beta-glucosidase — MQRVEFNKDFLWGCATASYQVEGAVKEDGRKPSIWDTFCDKEGAVLNGDNGDVATDQYHRYKEDVSLMDELGFQAYRFSIAWPRIIPDGRGEINQAGIDYYKNLCDALHEKGMKAVATLYHWDLPQTLQDEGGWTNRDTAYAFAAYAKACYEQLGSHVDMWITLNEPFCSAYLGYLVGVHAPGHTDAREAFDAVHHLNLAHGLAVKEYRKRGLDNPIGITLNPVAPRPATRKKEDQHASELAKAVNTDVFLHPLVRKGYPVLVTETLKIDFPVQAGDMDIIAEPLDFLGINYYNEGAVVYDEKMPFKYRDVPVWQRTTDMQWPIVPYGLLRLLHYFDDETKGLPLYITENGCAAKDVVEEGRVHDLLRCDYLNQHFAICKQAIDEGVKLKGYFVWSFLDNFEWAFGYSKRFGIVYVDYKTQERIVKDSAYMMRDVISGYCEF; from the coding sequence ATGCAAAGAGTGGAATTCAACAAGGATTTCCTTTGGGGATGTGCAACTGCAAGCTACCAAGTGGAAGGTGCAGTGAAAGAAGATGGAAGGAAACCTTCGATATGGGATACCTTCTGTGATAAGGAAGGGGCAGTTCTCAATGGTGATAATGGGGATGTCGCAACTGACCAATATCATAGATACAAGGAAGATGTCTCCCTGATGGATGAGTTGGGATTCCAGGCATACAGATTCTCAATTGCATGGCCGAGAATCATCCCAGATGGAAGAGGTGAAATCAACCAGGCAGGAATTGATTACTATAAGAACCTGTGTGATGCACTACACGAAAAAGGCATGAAAGCTGTTGCTACCTTGTACCACTGGGACCTACCCCAGACGTTGCAGGATGAAGGCGGCTGGACCAACCGTGATACAGCCTATGCTTTTGCAGCCTATGCTAAGGCATGCTATGAACAGCTTGGCTCACATGTAGATATGTGGATCACCCTTAATGAACCGTTCTGTAGCGCGTATCTGGGCTATCTAGTTGGGGTGCATGCTCCAGGTCATACTGATGCCAGGGAAGCTTTTGATGCAGTGCACCATCTCAATCTTGCTCACGGTCTTGCAGTCAAGGAATATAGAAAGAGAGGATTGGACAATCCGATTGGAATTACATTGAATCCGGTGGCTCCTCGTCCAGCTACGAGAAAGAAAGAAGACCAACATGCAAGTGAGCTGGCAAAAGCTGTCAATACAGATGTATTTTTGCATCCGTTGGTGCGAAAGGGGTATCCTGTACTCGTGACAGAAACGCTCAAGATTGATTTTCCTGTACAAGCCGGCGATATGGACATCATTGCAGAGCCCCTCGATTTCTTAGGTATCAACTATTACAATGAAGGGGCGGTGGTGTATGACGAGAAAATGCCATTCAAATACCGTGATGTTCCCGTTTGGCAAAGAACTACTGATATGCAGTGGCCGATCGTACCCTATGGACTGTTAAGATTATTGCACTATTTTGATGATGAGACAAAAGGGCTTCCGCTCTACATTACAGAAAATGGTTGTGCAGCAAAGGATGTGGTAGAAGAGGGGAGAGTGCATGACTTATTGCGCTGTGATTACCTGAACCAACATTTTGCAATCTGTAAACAAGCAATTGACGAGGGCGTTAAATTGAAAGGCTATTTTGTATGGTCTTTCCTTGATAATTTTGAATGGGCCTTCGGATATTCAAAGCGCTTTGGTATCGTGTATGTAGACTACAAGACCCAAGAAAGAATTGTAAAGGATAGTGCCTATATGATGCGTGATGTAATATCTGGATATTGCGAATTTTAG
- the asnA gene encoding aspartate--ammonia ligase, translating into MPKFFPEGYVPAMEQKQTEKAIKYIKDTFERELSGGLKLSRVTSPLFVPRGSGINDDLNGIERPVRFQIGNLENREMEIVQSLAKWKRMALADLGFKRGTGLYTDMNAIRPDDDLDAIHSIYVDQWDWELVMGKHERSLDYLKRVVKKIYSSMKRTEFLVNEMFPGCKATLPEHITFIHSEDAQREYPQLSPVQREKALAEKYGAIFLIGIGSPLADGISQGGRAPDYDDWSTKTDDEHTGLNGDIIVWDTVRGDSLELSSMGIRVDEETLLRQLKLKDAEDRASLYWHKRLLGGELPQTIGGGIGQSRLCMFLLKKAHIGEVQASVWPEEVLKEADSMHVFLM; encoded by the coding sequence ATGCCAAAGTTTTTCCCAGAAGGCTATGTCCCTGCCATGGAGCAGAAGCAGACTGAAAAGGCCATCAAGTACATCAAGGACACATTTGAACGGGAACTTTCTGGAGGTTTGAAATTGAGCAGGGTTACAAGCCCGCTTTTTGTTCCAAGGGGTTCAGGTATTAATGACGATCTGAATGGTATAGAACGACCAGTACGGTTCCAGATAGGTAATCTGGAAAATCGTGAAATGGAAATCGTCCAATCCTTGGCGAAATGGAAGCGCATGGCTCTTGCTGATCTTGGTTTCAAACGTGGTACCGGCTTGTATACCGACATGAATGCCATTAGACCAGACGATGACCTGGATGCAATACACTCCATTTACGTTGATCAGTGGGACTGGGAACTGGTCATGGGGAAACATGAGCGTTCTCTTGACTATCTCAAGCGTGTAGTGAAGAAGATATACTCATCAATGAAACGTACTGAATTTCTGGTAAACGAAATGTTTCCAGGATGTAAAGCGACACTCCCTGAACATATTACCTTCATCCACAGTGAGGATGCACAGAGAGAGTATCCACAGTTGAGTCCAGTACAAAGAGAGAAAGCACTGGCAGAGAAGTATGGAGCTATCTTCCTTATCGGGATAGGAAGCCCCCTCGCTGATGGTATCAGCCAAGGCGGGAGAGCCCCTGATTATGACGATTGGTCGACTAAGACAGACGATGAGCACACCGGCTTGAACGGGGACATCATTGTCTGGGATACCGTTCGTGGGGATTCCCTAGAGCTCTCCTCAATGGGAATCAGGGTGGATGAGGAGACCCTGCTTCGACAGCTCAAATTGAAAGATGCAGAAGACCGTGCGTCACTGTACTGGCATAAGCGTTTGCTTGGTGGAGAGTTGCCTCAGACCATCGGTGGTGGTATCGGACAGAGTCGTCTCTGCATGTTCCTCCTGAAAAAAGCACACATCGGAGAGGTCCAAGCCTCCGTCTGGCCTGAAGAAGTTCTCAAAGAAGCCGATTCGATGCACGTGTTTCTTATGTAG
- a CDS encoding exodeoxyribonuclease III has translation MKLISWNVNGLRAIQKKGFEEYVSSSGADIFCLQETKLQEDQISLILPDYHLYWSFAEKKGYSGTALFSKTEPIDVSTGIGHPLDNEGRTVTAEFDDYYVVSCYTPNSQSELARLDVRMDWDEAFRAYVSSLKDMKGVIVCGDLNVAHNPIDLKNPKSNERNAGYTIEERQQFTKLLEAGFIDTFRLLYPEKTDTYSWWSYRFRAREKNAGWRIDYWLVSEDLKNRVEDSSIDTEVMGSDHAPVILNLQD, from the coding sequence ATGAAGTTAATCAGTTGGAACGTCAACGGACTCAGAGCAATTCAGAAAAAGGGATTTGAGGAGTATGTTTCCTCTAGTGGTGCAGATATTTTCTGCTTGCAGGAGACAAAGTTGCAGGAAGACCAAATCTCCCTGATCCTTCCGGATTATCACTTGTATTGGAGCTTTGCCGAGAAGAAGGGGTACAGTGGCACCGCTCTTTTCAGCAAAACAGAGCCAATTGATGTTTCAACCGGAATTGGTCACCCCTTGGATAATGAAGGGAGGACTGTTACTGCCGAATTTGATGATTACTATGTAGTAAGTTGTTATACACCCAACAGCCAAAGCGAATTGGCAAGGCTTGATGTTAGAATGGATTGGGATGAAGCATTCAGAGCGTATGTATCTTCCCTGAAAGATATGAAGGGTGTCATTGTATGTGGTGACCTGAATGTGGCACATAATCCAATCGATCTAAAGAATCCGAAGTCGAATGAACGGAATGCTGGGTATACCATTGAAGAACGGCAGCAATTTACCAAACTCCTGGAAGCGGGATTCATTGATACATTCCGCCTCCTCTATCCTGAGAAAACCGATACTTACTCTTGGTGGTCGTATCGGTTCCGTGCAAGGGAGAAGAATGCAGGGTGGCGTATCGACTACTGGCTTGTCAGTGAAGACCTCAAGAACCGTGTGGAGGACAGCTCGATCGATACCGAGGTCATGGGCAGTGACCATGCCCCGGTAATCTTGAACCTGCAGGACTAG
- the typA gene encoding translational GTPase TypA encodes MIRNIAIIAHVDHGKTTLVDAMFRQSGLTDDGQDRIMDSGAIERERGITISAKNCAISWKGVKINIIDTPGHADFGGEVERGLSMVDGVVLLVDAAEGPLPQTRFVLEKALKLNLKPIIVINKVDRQDERSEEVLQEVYELLLELGDDESMLEVPVFYASGKDGRCGLSSLDLDENLHQLLDAILETVPAPVFDDEQPFGMLVSDLSYNDYLGRLVIGKVVNGIATTNDNLVCLKEGGVIKPLRVSKLQTYSGPTFSEVPKVFSGDIIVLSGVEDVHIGDTICTSDNPKALERIHIDEPTVSMLFAKNISPLAGREGTQVTSAKIWERLQKEALRNVSIKIERNADDTFTVKGRGEFQMAIIAEQMRREGFEMCVGRPRTIFKTDEQGRKTEPVEFLYIDCPEEHSGTVMEKLAKRKGHLRDITYSENARVKMQFEIPSRGLIGYHDEFLTDTRGNGIMNSYMKGYEPYKGDFPDRYSGSLISDRSGNAVPYALFQLEDRGRWFIEPGDPVYEGQVVGERNREGDLLLNPTRTKKLTNHRAAGKDDAVILTPVSKPSLEQAIQFIKDDELVEITPKAIRMCKKVLGTQQRKVFESRGEIPQYLL; translated from the coding sequence ATGATTCGTAATATAGCTATCATCGCCCACGTTGATCACGGTAAAACCACGTTGGTTGATGCCATGTTCAGGCAGAGTGGACTCACCGATGATGGCCAAGACAGAATAATGGACAGTGGAGCCATCGAGCGAGAACGTGGTATCACGATCAGCGCAAAGAACTGCGCCATTTCCTGGAAAGGGGTGAAGATCAACATCATCGATACCCCGGGACACGCTGATTTTGGTGGAGAGGTTGAACGAGGGCTCTCCATGGTTGATGGTGTTGTCCTTCTTGTGGATGCAGCGGAAGGTCCGCTTCCTCAGACACGTTTTGTACTTGAGAAAGCACTCAAACTAAACCTGAAACCAATTATCGTCATCAACAAGGTCGACCGTCAGGATGAACGCAGTGAAGAGGTTCTCCAGGAGGTCTATGAATTGCTGCTCGAGCTTGGCGATGATGAATCAATGCTTGAAGTTCCGGTATTCTACGCAAGCGGAAAGGATGGTCGCTGTGGACTGTCTTCTCTTGATCTTGATGAAAACCTCCACCAGTTGCTTGACGCAATCCTCGAGACCGTTCCAGCACCAGTATTTGATGATGAACAACCCTTTGGAATGCTCGTAAGCGATCTCTCCTACAATGATTACCTAGGCCGCCTTGTTATCGGCAAGGTCGTGAATGGAATTGCCACCACCAATGACAACCTTGTGTGTCTGAAAGAGGGTGGTGTTATCAAGCCACTGAGAGTATCGAAGTTGCAGACCTATAGTGGTCCGACGTTCAGTGAAGTACCCAAGGTATTCAGCGGTGATATCATTGTGCTCAGTGGTGTGGAGGATGTCCATATCGGAGACACAATCTGTACCAGTGATAATCCCAAGGCGCTGGAGCGTATCCATATCGATGAACCGACCGTTTCCATGCTTTTTGCCAAGAATATCAGCCCATTGGCTGGAAGGGAAGGTACCCAGGTAACCTCGGCAAAGATCTGGGAACGCTTGCAGAAAGAAGCACTACGTAATGTCTCCATCAAGATTGAGAGGAATGCCGACGATACCTTTACGGTAAAAGGAAGAGGCGAATTCCAGATGGCTATCATCGCTGAGCAAATGCGTCGAGAAGGGTTTGAGATGTGTGTTGGCAGACCAAGGACCATATTCAAAACCGATGAACAGGGTAGGAAGACCGAACCAGTTGAGTTCCTCTATATAGATTGTCCCGAGGAACATAGTGGAACGGTCATGGAAAAGCTTGCAAAGAGGAAAGGCCATTTGCGGGATATTACCTACAGTGAGAATGCTCGGGTGAAAATGCAGTTTGAGATACCCTCCCGTGGACTGATAGGGTACCATGATGAGTTTCTCACCGATACCCGTGGCAACGGCATCATGAACAGCTATATGAAGGGCTATGAACCTTACAAAGGGGATTTCCCTGACCGTTATAGCGGTAGCTTGATCAGCGACCGAAGCGGTAACGCAGTACCCTATGCACTGTTCCAGTTGGAGGACCGTGGTAGATGGTTTATTGAGCCGGGTGATCCTGTCTATGAAGGGCAGGTAGTTGGAGAGAGGAACAGGGAAGGTGACTTGCTGCTCAACCCAACCAGGACAAAGAAACTAACCAACCACAGGGCAGCCGGTAAGGATGATGCGGTTATTCTGACTCCGGTAAGCAAGCCAAGCCTTGAACAGGCCATCCAGTTTATCAAGGATGATGAGTTGGTTGAAATCACACCAAAAGCAATTAGGATGTGCAAAAAAGTCCTCGGCACCCAACAACGTAAAGTGTTCGAGAGCCGAGGAGAGATTCCTCAGTACTTGCTGTAA
- a CDS encoding MFS transporter — protein MPSLATMLKVKREHVPLMYTLYFAFLTSGMMSTMIGALLPFLKEEYHMSYVLSGAVISAHQVGNFIALLVAGYLPYLIGRKRSTITLSLGIVIGFLLITVTGNPLLLLLAFAFTGIGRGTNSNITNVVMSEISENKGAGLNLLHASFAVGAFLAPFIVLFSTSLFGVHWRISAWFLVLAELLVLVFLSRSSLSGKPKRKEVGHQSHAFMKSGRFWLNTFILFFYLCSEASVIGWLVTYFIDTGRLSPSLAQTTSSALWVCILLGRLACAHISNRMNKNVLLIILALLQFAFFTMMISVENTALIYVSLFGFGFAMSGTYPTTLSTMDSRFTSSTIATGTCIATATVGAISMPIIIGTVAQSVGMAGGLATITISILLMLLLILVKTFLESKESRTSVIR, from the coding sequence ATGCCTTCCCTTGCTACCATGCTCAAGGTTAAACGTGAACACGTGCCCTTGATGTATACGTTATATTTTGCGTTTCTTACCAGTGGAATGATGAGCACCATGATCGGGGCATTGCTTCCGTTCCTGAAAGAAGAGTATCACATGAGTTATGTACTCAGCGGTGCTGTAATCTCTGCTCACCAGGTAGGAAACTTTATTGCACTACTTGTCGCCGGATACCTCCCGTATCTCATCGGTCGAAAACGGAGTACCATTACCCTTTCTCTTGGTATAGTCATCGGATTCCTCTTAATCACCGTAACAGGTAACCCCTTATTGCTGCTTCTGGCTTTTGCCTTTACTGGAATAGGGCGAGGAACCAACAGCAACATCACGAATGTGGTCATGAGTGAAATAAGCGAGAACAAAGGTGCTGGATTGAATCTCTTGCATGCTTCATTTGCCGTAGGAGCCTTCCTTGCGCCATTTATCGTGCTCTTTTCCACTTCACTCTTTGGAGTCCACTGGAGGATCAGCGCATGGTTCCTGGTATTGGCAGAACTCTTGGTACTGGTTTTTCTCAGTCGATCATCCCTCTCCGGGAAGCCAAAGAGGAAGGAAGTAGGGCATCAGAGCCATGCATTCATGAAAAGTGGCCGTTTTTGGCTTAATACCTTTATTTTGTTTTTCTATCTCTGCTCAGAAGCCTCCGTCATTGGTTGGTTGGTGACCTACTTCATTGACACGGGACGATTGAGCCCCTCCCTTGCGCAGACAACAAGTTCGGCGCTTTGGGTTTGTATATTGCTCGGGCGACTTGCCTGTGCCCACATCTCAAACAGAATGAACAAGAATGTCCTGCTCATCATCCTTGCTTTGCTTCAGTTTGCTTTCTTCACGATGATGATCAGCGTAGAGAATACTGCATTGATCTATGTCAGCCTTTTTGGATTTGGTTTTGCCATGAGTGGAACCTATCCCACAACACTTTCTACGATGGACAGCAGATTCACCTCCTCTACCATCGCAACCGGAACTTGTATCGCAACTGCAACTGTTGGAGCGATCAGTATGCCGATCATAATCGGGACTGTTGCACAGTCCGTTGGAATGGCAGGGGGGCTTGCCACCATCACGATCAGTATTCTGCTTATGCTTCTGCTCATCTTGGTCAAAACGTTCCTGGAATCGAAGGAATCGAGGACCAGCGTCATCCGCTGA
- a CDS encoding FMN-binding protein, whose protein sequence is MWWQILLIILALLGIATGIFMWWDSANRKEVMALTFSNLEFTNLKDGTYIGQFIGTTSHLRDAKVELVVEEGAIKRIIVLKGAVSEDGKPVNIQKGATIDDLYQKVLDQQRLDVDVISGATITSKTHLKAFEQALIQAQQ, encoded by the coding sequence ATGTGGTGGCAAATTCTCTTGATTATCTTGGCCTTACTGGGTATTGCAACTGGCATTTTTATGTGGTGGGATTCTGCAAATAGGAAGGAAGTAATGGCATTGACCTTTTCCAATCTCGAATTTACGAACCTGAAGGATGGAACGTACATAGGACAGTTCATTGGTACTACTTCTCATCTGAGGGATGCCAAGGTAGAGTTGGTTGTTGAAGAGGGTGCTATCAAACGTATCATAGTTCTCAAGGGCGCTGTTTCAGAAGATGGGAAGCCTGTAAACATACAGAAAGGTGCAACCATTGATGATCTGTATCAAAAAGTCCTTGACCAACAACGACTCGATGTAGATGTAATCAGTGGTGCTACAATTACTTCAAAGACACATCTCAAGGCTTTTGAGCAGGCTCTGATACAAGCCCAGCAATGA
- a CDS encoding FAD:protein FMN transferase, whose protein sequence is MNGNGMNNKASETHQFVSMDTGIVLQCHGEESANAITAMKQEILRMEQLLSRFIDSSDVSNINHAAGKTMVSVSESTFTVIKQAVELFEKTDKRFDITITPLVNLWDFKNRHTSPPLAEIQKTLTYVNAQDILFDEPRMRVGLRRCGQCLDLGGIAKGYAADQAKHIALNHGITSSYLNLGGTIVVIGNRPDGNPWRVGVRHPRKNDSLLGVLQVASTSIVTSGDYERFFFDEQGKRWHHILDPTTGYSAESDLISVTIVSEDSTLADALATTLIILGSEHIPYLQEQFPMIDIIAVDMAGVLYLTERITDSFHPVC, encoded by the coding sequence ATGAACGGTAATGGTATGAACAACAAGGCCTCTGAAACACATCAGTTTGTCTCAATGGATACAGGAATTGTTTTGCAATGTCATGGTGAAGAGAGTGCAAATGCAATTACCGCAATGAAACAAGAAATACTTCGAATGGAACAACTCCTCAGCCGATTTATTGATTCGAGTGATGTATCAAACATCAATCATGCAGCCGGGAAAACCATGGTATCGGTTTCTGAGTCAACCTTCACAGTGATCAAGCAAGCTGTAGAGCTTTTTGAGAAAACGGATAAACGGTTTGACATCACCATTACCCCACTTGTTAATCTATGGGATTTCAAGAATAGGCATACCAGTCCTCCACTGGCAGAGATACAGAAAACCCTCACCTATGTTAATGCTCAGGATATCCTATTTGATGAGCCTCGTATGCGTGTAGGATTACGTAGATGTGGGCAATGTCTGGACTTAGGTGGTATTGCAAAGGGATATGCTGCGGACCAGGCAAAACATATCGCTCTGAACCATGGAATTACCTCCTCTTACCTGAATCTAGGAGGAACTATCGTTGTCATCGGTAATAGGCCAGATGGAAATCCATGGAGAGTAGGGGTGCGACATCCTCGGAAAAATGATTCATTGCTTGGTGTGTTGCAAGTGGCTTCAACTTCGATTGTGACAAGTGGTGATTATGAGCGATTTTTTTTCGATGAACAAGGTAAACGATGGCATCATATCCTGGACCCAACTACAGGGTATAGCGCGGAATCAGACTTGATCAGTGTGACAATTGTAAGTGAGGATTCCACACTAGCTGATGCCTTGGCAACTACACTTATCATTCTTGGAAGTGAACATATCCCGTATTTACAGGAACAGTTTCCAATGATTGATATTATTGCGGTAGATATGGCAGGTGTGCTCTATTTGACTGAACGTATCACTGATAGCTTTCATCCAGTCTGCTGA
- a CDS encoding sulfite exporter TauE/SafE family protein, which yields MLLLRVFAIVFVGAFLQSNIGFGFPIIAMIFFPSLFPFSTAVTLNQIIAIASTGFLTIRYWKSIQWKMLIPLLVSSLLVGAIVIVSSLQVESRILTGILGIFLMALSLYFACFSNKIVVQASLSNGLLMGIVAGLGNGLFGIGGPPVALYLFAAVKDKKHYLATIQAYFLVCNIQSIFIRSYHGAFELSYIPIILIGWVAIAVGTYIGLLLFKRTPDYLLKRIVYIFVGASGLWIALQQFILGS from the coding sequence GTGTTGCTTCTCAGAGTATTTGCCATTGTCTTTGTGGGAGCTTTCCTACAATCAAATATTGGTTTTGGTTTTCCCATTATTGCCATGATCTTCTTTCCTTCTTTGTTTCCATTTTCAACTGCTGTGACACTTAATCAGATCATTGCAATCGCTAGTACTGGTTTTCTCACTATCAGGTATTGGAAATCAATTCAATGGAAAATGCTTATCCCCTTGTTGGTTTCCAGTTTGCTTGTTGGTGCCATTGTAATCGTATCCAGTCTCCAGGTGGAAAGCCGTATCCTTACAGGAATACTTGGTATCTTTCTCATGGCATTGTCACTGTACTTTGCCTGCTTCAGTAACAAAATTGTTGTTCAGGCATCCCTAAGCAATGGGCTTCTAATGGGTATTGTTGCTGGATTGGGTAATGGGTTGTTTGGTATAGGTGGTCCTCCTGTAGCCTTGTATCTTTTTGCTGCAGTGAAAGACAAGAAACATTATCTAGCTACTATCCAGGCATATTTCCTGGTCTGTAATATTCAGAGTATCTTTATAAGAAGTTATCATGGAGCGTTTGAACTATCGTACATACCAATCATTCTTATTGGATGGGTGGCTATTGCTGTTGGCACGTATATTGGGCTGCTTCTTTTTAAACGAACCCCTGATTATCTTCTCAAACGTATTGTTTATATATTTGTTGGAGCAAGTGGTCTCTGGATTGCACTACAACAATTCATTCTAGGTTCCTAA
- a CDS encoding GNAT family N-acetyltransferase, translating to MNMQNIRTVLPQDIPYLYSIALKTAFAGLDGTPYFNDPWCVGHYYAAPYFFYEPELCFIALDENGTPSGYIVGTSDTASYTSWLQKTWLPPLQEHYKHQQVFKSEAEESVIKTLLKGPGQGMWQNLGYPAHLHIDLLPQLQGKGLGRSLMETFINTVLEKGVPGIHLGVDGRNTRAYGFYERMGFTILEQQSWGSVFGKQLV from the coding sequence ATGAACATGCAGAACATCAGAACAGTATTACCACAGGATATTCCATATCTTTACTCAATAGCTCTCAAGACCGCTTTTGCAGGACTTGATGGTACCCCATATTTCAATGACCCATGGTGTGTCGGTCACTACTATGCAGCTCCCTACTTTTTTTATGAACCAGAACTCTGCTTCATTGCGCTTGATGAAAATGGGACACCCTCCGGATATATTGTAGGAACAAGTGACACTGCATCATATACCTCCTGGCTTCAGAAAACCTGGCTGCCTCCCTTGCAGGAACACTATAAACATCAACAAGTGTTCAAGAGTGAAGCAGAAGAGAGTGTAATCAAAACACTGCTCAAAGGGCCTGGACAAGGGATGTGGCAAAATCTTGGGTATCCTGCACATCTGCATATCGACCTGCTCCCACAGCTGCAAGGCAAGGGCCTTGGACGGAGTCTCATGGAAACCTTTATAAACACAGTACTGGAAAAGGGTGTCCCAGGCATCCACCTTGGGGTGGATGGGAGGAACACCCGTGCGTATGGTTTCTATGAGAGGATGGGGTTTACCATTCTCGAACAACAAAGCTGGGGATCGGTTTTCGGCAAACAATTGGTCTAG
- a CDS encoding MBL fold metallo-hydrolase, protein MHITFFGAAQQVTGSCTLVEVNGKYLLVDCGLPQGNDEKEAGMNLPFDAHAIDYVFLTHAHIDHSGRIPMLVKDGFKGKIFCTAATVDLCEIMLADSGHIHEMEAEWKSRKAKRAGKKGVEPLYTVEDAKDSMGFFTPCDYEKVCTIDEGVKVRFNDAGHLLGSSSIEMWLSEGKEHRKLVFSGDIGNFDQPLIKDPDYIDSADFVVMESTYGNRVHKKPENAVGNSVPTKVRAQELADIIERTFKRGGNVIIPAFAVGRTQEMLYLLRVIIEKRLCPTVHEIPVFVDSPLSVKATHVFAGNLFGYMDDETMELVNKGINPILFPSLVTITDVEGSKALNRRKESCVIISSSGMCEAGRIKHHLKHNLWRSECTVLFSGYQAGGTLGRSILEGARHVTIFGEQIDVRCEVNELHGISGHADQEGLVKWLTSFQKEPRRAFIVHGDKEVAPWFASYVSRTLGIKAYAPKVLERFDLLNEESLPLAEPMEEIMLPYFRELHEALEELKKQEANLLSVVQRLEQAGKEKNIEEKRAQRLTNAINRLASDLEYLKIKWGVDAD, encoded by the coding sequence ATGCATATTACGTTTTTCGGAGCAGCACAACAGGTAACTGGTAGTTGCACGCTGGTGGAGGTGAACGGTAAGTATTTGCTTGTCGATTGTGGTCTCCCCCAGGGAAATGATGAGAAAGAAGCGGGAATGAATCTTCCTTTTGATGCACACGCCATAGATTATGTGTTCTTGACTCATGCCCATATTGACCACAGTGGACGTATTCCCATGCTGGTGAAGGATGGCTTCAAGGGTAAGATTTTCTGTACTGCAGCAACAGTGGATTTGTGTGAGATCATGCTTGCCGATAGCGGGCACATCCACGAGATGGAGGCGGAGTGGAAAAGCCGGAAAGCGAAGCGTGCAGGCAAGAAGGGAGTAGAGCCTCTGTATACAGTGGAAGATGCAAAGGATTCCATGGGTTTCTTTACTCCCTGCGATTATGAGAAGGTCTGTACGATTGATGAGGGTGTCAAGGTGCGATTCAATGATGCAGGGCATCTGCTGGGCTCTTCGTCCATCGAGATGTGGCTCAGTGAAGGAAAAGAGCATCGTAAGCTGGTATTTTCAGGGGATATCGGAAATTTTGACCAGCCCCTGATCAAGGACCCAGACTATATCGATAGTGCGGATTTCGTGGTGATGGAGTCCACCTATGGAAACCGGGTACATAAGAAACCAGAGAATGCGGTTGGCAATTCTGTACCTACAAAAGTAAGGGCGCAAGAGCTGGCGGATATCATTGAGCGGACTTTCAAACGTGGCGGCAATGTTATCATCCCGGCTTTTGCAGTTGGCAGGACACAGGAGATGCTCTATTTGTTGAGGGTAATCATCGAGAAAAGGCTCTGTCCAACAGTTCATGAGATACCAGTATTTGTGGATAGCCCGCTATCGGTGAAGGCAACCCATGTGTTTGCAGGAAACTTGTTTGGCTATATGGATGATGAAACCATGGAGTTGGTGAACAAGGGCATCAATCCCATTCTTTTCCCCTCTTTGGTCACTATCACTGATGTAGAGGGTTCCAAGGCATTGAACCGACGTAAGGAAAGTTGTGTAATCATAAGTTCCAGTGGTATGTGTGAGGCGGGAAGGATCAAACACCACTTGAAGCATAACCTATGGAGAAGTGAGTGTACCGTGCTTTTCAGTGGATATCAGGCGGGTGGAACACTTGGACGTTCCATTCTTGAGGGAGCAAGGCATGTCACCATCTTTGGTGAGCAGATTGATGTACGTTGTGAAGTGAATGAGTTGCATGGCATCAGCGGGCATGCCGACCAGGAAGGCTTGGTGAAATGGCTTACCAGCTTCCAGAAGGAACCAAGGCGAGCCTTCATTGTCCATGGGGATAAGGAAGTAGCCCCTTGGTTTGCTTCCTATGTATCCAGAACACTGGGTATCAAGGCATATGCACCTAAAGTCCTGGAACGATTTGACTTACTCAATGAGGAGTCTCTACCGCTTGCTGAACCTATGGAAGAGATAATGCTTCCATACTTCAGAGAGCTTCACGAGGCCTTGGAGGAGTTGAAAAAGCAGGAAGCAAATCTCCTTTCGGTTGTACAACGTTTAGAGCAGGCTGGGAAGGAGAAGAATATTGAAGAGAAACGTGCCCAACGACTCACCAATGCAATCAACAGACTTGCCAGTGACTTGGAGTATTTGAAGATCAAATGGGGAGTGGATGCTGACTAG